From a region of the Paenibacillus segetis genome:
- a CDS encoding WXG100 family type VII secretion target, producing the protein MADQQKFDFNQAEQLKTKLQSEISKIEADLKRMTAQVEGVKSWWSGGSEEAFIGNFTTTKNQVVSSLNKWIEDYKILIGQIADIKRDSDADLASKLRI; encoded by the coding sequence ATGGCTGATCAACAAAAATTTGATTTTAACCAAGCCGAGCAATTGAAAACGAAGCTGCAGTCTGAGATTAGTAAAATTGAAGCAGATCTTAAGCGGATGACAGCTCAAGTTGAAGGCGTTAAGTCTTGGTGGTCCGGCGGTTCGGAAGAGGCATTCATAGGTAATTTCACAACTACCAAAAATCAAGTAGTTTCGAGTTTGAACAAATGGATCGAAGACTACAAAATACTTATTGGGCAAATCGCTGATATTAAGAGAGATAGCGATGCTGATCTTGCGAGCAAGTTAAGAATCTAA
- the essC gene encoding type VII secretion protein EssC, with protein sequence MNNEFSRQPRFLPDMPKGEIEVPNPPAYNEKPEISWLSLLLAPTVMLLITLLIAMTMKSIFMLISIATTIMTIIVSLTNATGQIRKYKKRKKEREEKYLQFITDTRSELTIAREKQIKAMNEMNPEPMECIERIVRTDNKLWEKTPSHNDFLSLRIGVGSAPAELRINYTKQAVILETDPLLMEPQRLALEFAKIPQVPITINLMAVEICGFAGEKEKTAELIKLMLLQVITHHGYDDVRVVVLASDDGIEKWDWVKYVPHLWDEGFNVRFLLCGKAMAHQILTEVHSVLKEREMKSEGRSFLPHYVFIVEDPLLLENEQISKYLYNANAKLGVSSVFIAQNTAYLPMNCNTVINLQGKSGEMVDRLTGEKILFTPDTIHFKDLDIAVRKLAPLRIKNSSANFTLTSSITLMEMLQIQRVTEVDILTLWMRNKTYMGMSVPIGAKAGGEPFFLDMHETGFGPHGLVAGTTGSGKSELLQSIIVSQAIHYHPHDIVFVLIDYKGGGMADVFKGMPHLVGTITNLDGNQTTRALLSIKSELQRRQRVFSEYGVNNIDKYQKLYYNSKKVQNEMPAIPHLIMIADEFAELKQDQPDFMKELVSAARVGRSLGVHLILATQKPAGVVDDQIWSNSKFKICLKVQDERDSQDVIKRPDAAMIKEPGRAYIQVGNDEIFELFQSTYSGADYDPEGEKDKSENKAKRIYKVSLNGRCEQIYPLSEEKIAKNELPSQLGAMVEYITKTASYSGIEPLKGPWLPPLPEIVYLDNILENRLEEGNWQTREHILRVPVGRLDDPRGQSQNVLEIDFANEGNLFVYGTSGTGKTVFLKTLCMSMAQLYSPEAVNIYIMDFSGNTLRVFEKLPHVGGVMTLEEKGKIDQFVMFLFREMEQRKVLFEESRSEGFNSYRNSGKVLPAIILIIDNYFALSESYDDLDAQIMLLAREGTKYGIYLVATATNATFVRYKLAVNFKLAIAFQMTEKGDYADIVGRTEGLEPMKVAGRGLVRGQPPLEFQTSLPEFEGISTEQLLEMFASMDSTKAREIPVMPSNIDIQEINNEPGRLAIGLGNHDLQSVYIDLYATPVLMVAGESMSGKSTLMMSWISMLEDAAVYALDSSGMGLFQLMGMSHVTDLSEVEDAFIDEITELIDGRRRQLVECRRENGNMKELISAWKQFIIVIDKLSEFTNSDKYTLKELIERIVKQERGMKVAVIVADTISEFSSNWDSLGKAIKEEQTGLLIGSIKEQGLFSAKLPYGTAEKEMELGDGYLIVKNKFTGLRCATHLTKDERTKVALMHS encoded by the coding sequence ATGAACAATGAATTTAGCCGTCAACCACGGTTTCTTCCTGATATGCCAAAAGGAGAAATTGAGGTTCCAAATCCACCAGCTTATAATGAAAAACCGGAAATATCATGGCTGTCGTTATTGCTAGCACCTACGGTGATGCTACTTATAACACTTTTGATCGCCATGACGATGAAGTCTATATTTATGCTTATTTCAATCGCCACAACCATAATGACGATCATCGTTTCACTGACGAACGCAACAGGTCAAATCAGAAAATATAAGAAGCGCAAGAAGGAACGTGAGGAGAAATATCTCCAATTCATTACGGACACACGCAGTGAGCTTACGATTGCAAGAGAGAAGCAAATTAAGGCGATGAACGAGATGAATCCTGAGCCAATGGAGTGTATTGAGCGAATAGTTCGTACAGATAACAAGCTCTGGGAGAAGACACCTTCTCATAATGATTTTCTTTCTTTGAGAATTGGCGTAGGTAGTGCTCCAGCAGAGCTACGAATTAATTATACGAAGCAGGCGGTTATACTCGAAACTGATCCATTGTTGATGGAACCTCAGAGATTGGCACTGGAATTTGCGAAGATTCCTCAGGTTCCGATCACAATCAATCTGATGGCTGTTGAAATATGTGGGTTCGCGGGAGAAAAGGAAAAGACAGCGGAGCTTATCAAGTTAATGTTGCTTCAAGTCATTACTCATCATGGCTATGACGACGTTAGAGTGGTTGTGCTGGCATCTGATGACGGAATAGAGAAATGGGATTGGGTGAAATATGTACCTCATTTGTGGGACGAAGGATTCAACGTACGTTTTCTATTATGCGGTAAAGCTATGGCCCATCAGATATTAACAGAGGTACATTCCGTTCTTAAAGAGCGTGAGATGAAATCGGAAGGCAGAAGCTTTTTGCCTCACTATGTCTTCATCGTAGAAGATCCTCTCTTGCTCGAGAATGAACAAATAAGCAAATATTTGTATAATGCCAACGCAAAGCTGGGTGTATCATCCGTATTTATCGCTCAAAACACGGCATACTTGCCTATGAACTGCAATACAGTCATCAATCTACAAGGCAAGAGCGGCGAGATGGTTGATAGGCTGACAGGCGAGAAAATTCTTTTCACACCGGATACTATACATTTTAAAGACCTTGATATAGCAGTTCGAAAGCTTGCCCCACTGCGAATTAAAAATTCGAGTGCAAACTTTACATTGACATCATCTATTACTCTAATGGAAATGCTTCAGATTCAGAGAGTAACAGAAGTAGATATCTTAACTCTTTGGATGAGAAATAAAACCTATATGGGCATGAGCGTACCCATCGGAGCCAAAGCAGGCGGCGAGCCATTCTTCTTAGATATGCACGAAACAGGATTTGGTCCGCACGGATTGGTAGCGGGGACGACTGGATCAGGCAAAAGTGAGCTGTTGCAAAGCATCATCGTATCCCAAGCGATTCATTATCATCCGCATGATATCGTGTTCGTGCTTATTGATTATAAGGGCGGAGGCATGGCGGATGTATTTAAAGGCATGCCGCATCTCGTGGGTACCATTACGAATCTTGACGGCAATCAGACGACGAGAGCATTACTCTCTATTAAGAGTGAATTACAGAGAAGACAGCGTGTTTTCTCAGAATACGGTGTCAATAACATCGATAAGTACCAGAAGCTATATTACAACAGTAAAAAGGTACAAAACGAAATGCCTGCGATTCCTCACCTCATTATGATCGCGGATGAGTTTGCAGAGTTGAAGCAGGACCAGCCGGACTTTATGAAGGAACTCGTCAGTGCAGCACGGGTAGGACGAAGCCTTGGTGTTCATTTAATTCTTGCGACTCAGAAGCCAGCAGGTGTTGTCGACGATCAAATATGGAGTAACTCTAAATTCAAGATTTGTCTCAAGGTTCAAGATGAAAGAGACAGTCAGGATGTGATCAAGCGCCCAGATGCGGCAATGATTAAAGAGCCTGGCCGCGCATACATCCAAGTAGGTAATGATGAAATATTCGAATTATTCCAGTCAACTTATTCAGGCGCTGATTATGATCCAGAAGGCGAAAAGGACAAGAGCGAAAACAAAGCAAAACGAATCTATAAGGTTTCATTGAATGGCAGATGCGAGCAAATCTATCCATTATCAGAAGAGAAAATTGCGAAAAATGAATTACCTTCTCAGCTGGGAGCAATGGTTGAGTATATTACAAAGACGGCATCCTATTCAGGAATTGAACCGTTGAAGGGCCCTTGGCTGCCTCCGCTTCCTGAAATTGTATATTTAGATAATATTTTAGAGAATAGATTAGAAGAAGGTAATTGGCAGACAAGGGAGCATATATTAAGGGTTCCTGTTGGAAGACTGGATGATCCACGGGGACAAAGCCAGAATGTGCTGGAGATCGATTTTGCTAATGAAGGTAATTTGTTCGTATATGGTACATCAGGAACAGGCAAAACTGTATTTCTCAAAACTCTTTGTATGTCCATGGCTCAATTATACTCACCTGAAGCAGTGAATATATATATTATGGATTTCTCCGGAAATACGCTGCGAGTATTCGAGAAGCTTCCTCATGTGGGTGGAGTCATGACCTTAGAGGAGAAGGGCAAAATAGATCAGTTTGTCATGTTCCTGTTTAGAGAAATGGAGCAGAGGAAGGTTTTGTTTGAAGAAAGCAGAAGCGAAGGGTTTAACTCCTATAGAAACTCTGGAAAAGTATTACCAGCCATCATATTAATTATTGATAATTACTTTGCCTTATCAGAATCCTATGATGATCTCGATGCACAAATCATGTTATTAGCGCGAGAAGGGACGAAGTACGGGATTTATTTGGTTGCTACTGCGACCAATGCCACCTTTGTTAGATATAAGCTTGCTGTGAATTTTAAGTTGGCAATAGCCTTTCAAATGACGGAAAAAGGCGATTATGCAGATATTGTTGGCAGAACGGAAGGGCTAGAGCCGATGAAGGTTGCAGGCAGGGGACTTGTTAGAGGTCAACCTCCATTGGAATTTCAAACCTCACTGCCTGAATTTGAAGGCATTAGCACAGAACAGCTGCTAGAGATGTTTGCAAGTATGGATTCAACTAAGGCGAGGGAAATTCCAGTTATGCCTTCGAATATTGACATCCAAGAGATCAATAATGAACCTGGAAGACTTGCAATCGGTCTTGGAAACCATGATCTTCAGTCTGTGTATATTGATCTTTATGCAACGCCAGTCCTTATGGTGGCAGGCGAATCGATGTCAGGTAAAAGCACACTTATGATGTCATGGATTAGCATGCTTGAGGATGCCGCTGTGTATGCCCTGGATTCAAGTGGTATGGGACTATTTCAGTTGATGGGCATGTCTCATGTTACTGACCTGTCAGAAGTGGAAGATGCGTTTATCGATGAGATCACGGAGTTGATAGATGGGCGTAGAAGGCAACTAGTAGAATGCAGACGAGAGAATGGAAATATGAAGGAGCTCATTTCAGCCTGGAAGCAATTCATCATCGTAATCGATAAGCTTAGTGAATTTACGAACAGTGACAAATACACGTTAAAAGAGTTGATTGAACGAATCGTTAAGCAGGAACGTGGAATGAAGGTTGCAGTCATTGTAGCGGATACGATATCTGAGTTTTCTAGTAACTGGGATAGCCTGGGCAAAGCGATCAAGGAAGAACAGACAGGTTTGCTGATCGGGAGCATTAAGGAGCAAGGGTTATTTTCGGCAAAATTGCCTTATGGAACTGCGGAGAAGGAAATGGAGCTTGGGGACGGTTATTTAATTGTTAAGAATAAGTTCACAGGTCTAAGATGTGCTACCCACCTTACTAAGGATGAACGAACGAAGGTAGCATTAATGCATAGTTGA
- a CDS encoding WXG100 family type VII secretion target, with amino-acid sequence MYSTSEINSTARRLYNEQSELIKTENRVKAELSQVTSWWKGNAAKAFIDNYHNQTSTEMNRLYTEIRDLKSSLEGLTREVQLADEQRRLEAQRQALLLQQQQQQNKGKK; translated from the coding sequence CTGTATTCGACTAGTGAAATCAACAGCACGGCGAGAAGATTATATAATGAACAATCCGAATTAATAAAGACAGAGAATCGCGTTAAAGCTGAATTGAGTCAAGTCACGTCTTGGTGGAAAGGCAATGCAGCTAAGGCTTTTATTGATAATTATCATAATCAGACAAGTACAGAGATGAACCGATTGTATACAGAGATTCGTGATTTGAAATCGAGCTTGGAAGGGCTGACCAGAGAAGTACAGCTTGCAGATGAGCAAAGACGGTTGGAAGCGCAGCGGCAGGCTCTCCTCCTTCAACAACAACAGCAGCAGAATAAGGGGAAAAAGTAG
- a CDS encoding TcaA NTF2-like domain-containing protein yields MNLQYGGNMETSEPNVQINSNNLNENEVNLDEVGQEGTENVDPNLSEDESDVALGATHADSYEPEMLLRAYEEAIADAINNNDFSKVEKYLIKDSKIYQEQKLYISNQHAEGVTYSLISYDIENIEEDSSNSDEYKLYVKETIGLNESNENKNTETTEYWMYTIISNETELGISNKEIWEHHN; encoded by the coding sequence ATGAATTTACAGTATGGAGGCAATATGGAGACATCTGAACCTAACGTTCAAATAAACTCAAATAACTTGAACGAAAATGAAGTAAATTTAGACGAGGTAGGGCAGGAGGGGACGGAGAATGTAGATCCTAACCTAAGCGAAGATGAAAGTGATGTAGCTTTGGGAGCAACCCATGCCGATAGCTATGAGCCTGAGATGCTGCTCCGAGCCTATGAAGAAGCTATTGCAGATGCGATTAATAATAATGATTTTTCCAAAGTGGAAAAGTACTTGATCAAGGATAGTAAAATATATCAAGAGCAGAAGCTATATATTTCTAATCAGCATGCAGAAGGAGTAACGTATTCTCTGATCTCGTATGATATAGAAAATATCGAAGAGGATTCTTCTAATAGTGATGAGTATAAATTATATGTTAAAGAGACAATAGGTCTTAATGAATCGAATGAAAACAAAAATACGGAAACAACAGAGTATTGGATGTATACAATCATTTCAAATGAAACAGAACTTGGAATAAGTAATAAAGAGATTTGGGAACATCATAATTAG
- a CDS encoding WXG100 family type VII secretion target: MEIKSMARKVSEMKVSFSTEISRCHGQVDNSSTWWQGDAGKSFRSGYVGLRTETKSLINKMDKLYSLTQSLSDKVQQADDVRKAEAAAAARAAAEQQRLSNSIK, encoded by the coding sequence ATGGAAATAAAAAGTATGGCAAGGAAAGTTTCAGAGATGAAAGTGAGTTTCAGTACTGAAATTAGCCGCTGCCATGGCCAAGTAGACAACTCAAGTACATGGTGGCAAGGCGACGCAGGTAAAAGTTTTCGAAGTGGGTATGTGGGATTACGGACAGAAACTAAATCGTTAATTAATAAGATGGATAAACTTTATTCTCTTACACAAAGTTTATCTGATAAGGTCCAACAAGCAGATGACGTGAGAAAGGCAGAGGCTGCCGCAGCAGCAAGGGCAGCAGCAGAGCAACAAAGATTGTCGAATTCAATCAAATAA
- a CDS encoding Mbeg1-like protein, whose amino-acid sequence MAELSESQLLLLDNLIYLKDVANKNDMKVREIVESLLHQDGLDKSRNEKKIGTEDEYPCKMKREEWIAILQAIEKDSQLMDLTITNGQTGVMYDKNGQVIIDKDSKQPLEVGMRVATFVDPQGEATVVFRGTGGDYEWYDNGQGGYLSETDQQLAALKYVDGLEYDNITVTGHSKGGNKTQFVTILSDKVKRGISFDGQGFSEEFLEKYKDQIKANAHKITSISAKDDFVNCLLNPIANTDKIKYINTDEQEKFIYNHKPNIMLNESGQLRGVATQGVLGKLINDFTIYINANMIEPHRSYAIDGLLALMENGDEGFEPTSKFQTITGGIAIAEYLDDYVIQKAADGTVDFAELIATGWLATRFPQYFMDDFQHSIEANVSNFNFMVELFRVTRNFIAPILDAQVQAIRETFRDLSEKLVNFVKNAVKSAWNSVVDWFKKAGSAIKNTWNTVVDKAKKGISNLVNNAKEEITKKYLIFTASVSFITGLPKAIVDQTSKKNNAKDNFVKNVSGGYVKYNATKLAMDFTRMSDLQAKFRNAELQFESTVRQIISEVTSVTSSVSRSYSESNVQRQIQTIQRACDRVTRQQVRVMDELKRKIQSLTYAQEQYIKIEEISSGVCRR is encoded by the coding sequence ATGGCTGAATTAAGCGAAAGTCAGTTGTTATTACTGGATAATCTAATCTATCTCAAAGATGTTGCTAATAAAAACGATATGAAAGTAAGAGAAATAGTAGAATCCCTTTTACATCAGGATGGTCTGGACAAAAGTCGAAACGAAAAAAAGATAGGCACTGAAGACGAATATCCCTGCAAAATGAAAAGAGAAGAATGGATAGCTATCTTACAAGCTATAGAAAAAGATTCACAGTTAATGGATTTGACAATAACTAATGGCCAAACTGGTGTAATGTATGATAAAAACGGTCAGGTAATTATTGACAAAGATAGCAAGCAACCACTTGAGGTAGGGATGCGGGTAGCCACATTTGTTGATCCACAAGGTGAGGCAACAGTCGTGTTCCGAGGAACGGGTGGTGATTACGAATGGTATGATAACGGGCAGGGGGGATACTTATCAGAAACAGATCAGCAACTCGCTGCACTTAAATATGTCGATGGTCTGGAATACGATAATATCACGGTTACAGGGCACTCCAAAGGAGGCAACAAGACGCAATTCGTAACAATACTATCGGATAAAGTTAAACGGGGGATATCTTTTGACGGGCAAGGTTTCTCTGAGGAATTTCTTGAGAAATACAAGGATCAAATCAAAGCGAATGCTCATAAGATTACTTCGATCTCAGCGAAGGATGACTTTGTGAATTGCCTATTAAATCCAATTGCAAATACGGATAAGATCAAGTACATCAATACGGATGAGCAGGAGAAGTTTATATATAATCACAAACCTAATATTATGTTGAATGAGAGTGGACAGCTCCGAGGCGTAGCTACACAAGGTGTGCTAGGCAAACTTATTAATGATTTTACGATTTATATTAATGCAAATATGATTGAGCCTCATCGAAGTTATGCGATTGATGGATTGTTAGCACTCATGGAGAATGGAGATGAAGGTTTTGAACCGACAAGCAAGTTCCAGACGATTACTGGGGGAATAGCCATAGCAGAGTATTTAGATGATTACGTTATTCAGAAAGCTGCAGATGGGACTGTAGACTTTGCTGAATTAATTGCAACAGGGTGGTTAGCTACTCGATTCCCTCAGTACTTCATGGATGACTTTCAGCATTCAATTGAGGCTAACGTGAGTAACTTTAATTTCATGGTGGAACTATTTCGGGTTACCAGAAATTTCATAGCACCTATATTGGATGCGCAAGTGCAAGCAATCAGAGAAACGTTCAGGGATCTAAGTGAAAAACTCGTTAATTTCGTCAAGAATGCTGTGAAGAGCGCCTGGAATAGTGTAGTAGATTGGTTCAAGAAGGCGGGTTCAGCCATCAAGAACACATGGAATACCGTTGTAGATAAAGCGAAAAAAGGTATAAGTAACCTTGTTAATAATGCGAAGGAAGAAATAACGAAGAAATATTTAATCTTTACAGCTAGCGTTTCTTTTATTACTGGATTACCGAAGGCAATAGTTGACCAGACTTCAAAGAAGAATAACGCCAAGGATAATTTTGTTAAAAATGTTAGTGGAGGATACGTGAAATACAACGCCACCAAGTTAGCGATGGACTTTACTAGGATGAGTGATTTGCAGGCCAAATTTAGAAATGCGGAACTTCAATTTGAGTCTACGGTCCGTCAAATCATTAGCGAAGTGACGAGTGTAACGTCTAGTGTGAGTCGATCCTATAGTGAGTCGAACGTGCAAAGGCAAATTCAGACCATACAGCGAGCTTGTGATAGGGTCACTAGGCAACAAGTCCGAGTAATGGATGAATTGAAAAGAAAGATACAGTCATTAACCTATGCCCAAGAACAATACATAAAGATCGAGGAGATTTCGAGTGGTGTTTGTAGGAGGTAA
- a CDS encoding VgrG-related protein, whose translation MKIEVDPSKLEELSAELKSLARTIENGEKAIYPVLTRLIGDTQSEYPESYVQSMVREMEDCLKEIHSLAESVSIGFGKKASTLNEAAEYYRGDENEAKKLAQVKALPSSFYNQGVYLYGEELTTYLQDRLFEDPTVQKLHLQAKDGTEEEQLEAKDKLDAIFRARDTIARAQVAYSVYKAFGNVYLMENAHKEAIKQREILKGYGVNEDLYGQKVNLSHLYSGTTIQACSYDPSFQLTKDGKFVQVPMPDDNQYQYLLGLVVKGGTQGAWAHKQLEEIHKLLSEIGRAQVAWSEYKAKGMQKEMDGAHAYAEKVRAELKNKYSMSPEMVDDVDYKHLWTGTGFAGNQLKKVDKNETSSGINIDSKNKDFQLGLLSRKFESNGKPGTISGGGGDSGGASYGAYQFASKFDIPLAFVKWLKNQNENYFKSLSKAYEQDGDKYGANFNQVWSTIAKDDPEGFLKLQHDYVKTTYYDVTVKKLKDSIGFDVSLHSDTLKDVIWSRSVHHGAGGAANMIQEAFKSLDYKHATEEQLIRAIYKESGKVIDSGTKSITEKNLNKPSNNSSIKVAKEHGIYGKYLKYFSKNSTEVQVSVWTRININELNDALALLKKEEESNTKKNQQTQVPTNPKSTNLGSYKSVASVGISKWTTVPNLESMPIFSQDRYLDGTKPSWYDEKLGNSKDTKIYEAGCTLTAIAMVESWKRGEVINPSQLNKELKDKKVFSGASLMMESIPNIEFDRHMGNEALFKETTNSFKSVEILYNYAKKSIDSGNPVLIDITETKYQLDAPSRHWVLAVGYDEGTKDMLIINPAGGEVVSLKSLFENGSAKRNKYKGWVVADYNELYNKR comes from the coding sequence TTGAAAATCGAAGTAGATCCTTCAAAATTAGAGGAACTATCTGCAGAACTTAAGTCATTGGCAAGAACCATTGAGAATGGTGAAAAGGCGATCTATCCAGTTCTAACTCGACTTATTGGGGATACACAAAGTGAATATCCAGAATCGTATGTTCAGAGTATGGTACGAGAAATGGAAGACTGCCTTAAGGAGATTCATTCGCTAGCGGAGTCCGTGAGCATCGGATTCGGCAAAAAAGCGAGTACTTTAAACGAGGCAGCAGAGTATTACCGAGGGGATGAGAATGAGGCAAAGAAACTGGCACAGGTAAAAGCACTCCCGTCCTCGTTTTATAATCAAGGAGTTTATCTTTATGGAGAAGAGTTGACTACCTATTTACAAGATAGATTATTTGAAGATCCTACTGTTCAGAAGCTGCATTTACAGGCGAAGGATGGCACGGAAGAAGAGCAACTAGAAGCCAAAGACAAATTGGATGCAATATTTAGGGCGAGGGATACGATTGCTCGTGCACAAGTTGCTTATTCCGTATATAAGGCATTTGGGAATGTCTATTTGATGGAAAATGCCCATAAAGAAGCAATAAAACAACGGGAGATATTAAAAGGATATGGTGTGAATGAGGACCTTTACGGGCAAAAGGTTAATTTAAGTCATTTATATTCAGGCACTACGATACAGGCGTGCTCTTACGACCCCTCTTTTCAGTTGACTAAAGACGGAAAATTCGTCCAGGTTCCTATGCCAGACGATAACCAATATCAATATTTATTGGGATTGGTCGTGAAAGGAGGGACACAAGGAGCCTGGGCACATAAACAACTAGAAGAAATACATAAACTGCTTAGCGAAATTGGCCGAGCACAAGTCGCATGGAGTGAATATAAGGCAAAAGGCATGCAGAAAGAAATGGACGGAGCGCATGCGTATGCGGAGAAAGTACGAGCTGAGCTGAAAAATAAATATTCTATGTCTCCTGAAATGGTAGATGACGTAGATTATAAACATCTATGGACGGGTACGGGGTTTGCGGGGAATCAGTTGAAGAAAGTGGATAAAAATGAAACGTCCTCTGGAATTAATATCGATAGTAAGAATAAAGATTTTCAACTGGGTTTATTGTCTAGAAAGTTTGAATCCAATGGAAAACCAGGAACCATTTCAGGAGGCGGGGGCGATAGCGGTGGAGCCTCCTATGGAGCTTATCAGTTTGCTAGTAAGTTTGATATCCCTCTTGCTTTTGTAAAATGGTTAAAGAATCAGAACGAAAATTATTTCAAGAGCCTGAGCAAAGCGTATGAACAAGATGGGGATAAATATGGGGCTAATTTTAATCAAGTGTGGAGTACCATTGCTAAAGATGATCCCGAAGGTTTCTTGAAATTACAACATGATTATGTCAAGACTACTTATTATGACGTTACCGTAAAGAAGTTAAAGGATTCAATTGGCTTTGATGTTAGTCTACATAGCGATACTTTGAAAGACGTGATCTGGTCGAGGTCTGTCCACCACGGAGCTGGGGGTGCAGCCAATATGATCCAAGAAGCGTTTAAAAGTTTAGATTATAAACATGCTACAGAAGAACAATTAATACGTGCGATTTACAAAGAAAGTGGAAAAGTAATAGATAGCGGAACGAAGAGTATTACGGAAAAGAACTTAAATAAACCATCAAATAATAGCAGCATAAAAGTTGCCAAAGAACATGGAATTTACGGTAAATATTTAAAATATTTCAGTAAAAATTCTACGGAAGTCCAAGTTAGCGTTTGGACAAGAATCAATATTAATGAATTGAATGATGCTTTGGCTTTATTAAAAAAAGAAGAGGAATCAAATACTAAAAAAAATCAGCAAACGCAGGTCCCTACGAATCCTAAATCAACAAATTTGGGATCCTATAAATCGGTGGCAAGCGTTGGTATTTCTAAATGGACAACGGTACCCAACCTAGAGTCGATGCCTATTTTTTCACAAGATAGATATTTAGATGGGACCAAGCCTAGTTGGTATGATGAAAAGCTTGGAAATAGCAAAGATACCAAAATATATGAAGCAGGTTGTACATTGACTGCAATAGCAATGGTTGAGTCATGGAAGAGAGGAGAAGTAATTAATCCATCCCAATTAAATAAAGAACTTAAAGATAAGAAAGTATTTTCCGGAGCTAGTCTAATGATGGAGTCGATTCCAAATATAGAATTTGATCGGCACATGGGGAATGAAGCATTGTTTAAGGAGACAACGAATTCATTTAAGAGTGTAGAAATATTATATAACTATGCTAAAAAGTCCATAGACAGCGGAAATCCCGTGCTTATTGACATTACTGAAACCAAATATCAACTGGATGCACCATCCAGGCATTGGGTACTAGCCGTGGGATACGATGAAGGCACTAAAGATATGTTAATTATCAATCCTGCAGGCGGTGAAGTCGTATCTTTAAAAAGCTTATTTGAGAATGGCTCCGCTAAAAGAAATAAATATAAAGGTTGGGTGGTGGCAGATTATAATGAACTTTACAACAAGAGGTAA
- a CDS encoding copper amine oxidase N-terminal domain-containing protein, whose product MKRKKTGIILMVFILIMTILPTLSSAAAKLSLRVELNGERIIFPDAQPYVDKNNRVQVPVRFVSEALGAKVGWTSKTQTVSIQLEDTSVNLVIDKKTYTVNGTSKQMDTAALRKSNRTFVPLRFVSEALGANVKWDSQNYTVSITTGDGVTASNGESNNSSSSITPGSPNFDWDAWEASRSVEGKTEKKTTEGFSYYSVYKSGLGVSAGSYKKGDGNTVTLLHIIFQMGVVGGDNLDAKFKDAEEVLRQKVDGNVVDSIIKYAKQKKDREDELAEKVFKDDTYEIVVVSGYMSGINIDIYYK is encoded by the coding sequence ATGAAACGAAAGAAAACAGGAATTATTCTAATGGTTTTTATTTTAATTATGACCATTCTACCAACACTATCATCCGCGGCAGCTAAGCTATCACTTAGAGTGGAACTTAACGGAGAGAGAATTATTTTTCCAGATGCACAGCCCTATGTAGATAAGAATAATAGAGTACAAGTCCCGGTGAGATTTGTAAGTGAGGCGTTAGGAGCCAAGGTAGGCTGGACAAGTAAGACACAGACAGTAAGCATCCAACTGGAAGACACAAGTGTTAATCTTGTTATAGATAAAAAGACGTATACCGTAAATGGAACAAGCAAACAAATGGATACCGCAGCACTAAGAAAATCGAATAGAACCTTTGTACCGCTTCGGTTTGTAAGTGAAGCACTCGGAGCCAATGTGAAGTGGGATTCACAAAATTATACCGTTTCGATAACAACAGGGGATGGTGTTACAGCTTCGAACGGAGAATCAAATAATTCCAGTTCCAGTATTACCCCAGGAAGTCCGAATTTTGATTGGGATGCTTGGGAGGCATCAAGGTCAGTTGAAGGTAAGACTGAGAAGAAAACAACTGAGGGATTTAGCTATTATTCAGTATATAAGTCAGGATTAGGTGTAAGTGCTGGTAGTTATAAGAAGGGAGATGGGAATACAGTCACTCTACTTCACATCATTTTTCAAATGGGTGTAGTTGGTGGAGATAATCTCGATGCAAAGTTTAAGGACGCAGAAGAGGTTTTACGTCAAAAAGTTGATGGGAATGTTGTAGATTCTATAATTAAGTATGCAAAACAAAAGAAAGATCGCGAGGATGAACTGGCAGAAAAAGTTTTTAAAGATGATACATATGAAATAGTTGTGGTATCTGGATACATGTCAGGGATCAATATAGATATTTATTATAAGTAG